ATCGTGCAGCCCGATGAGAATCACGACCGGTGCCAGCGGCGGCACTGATCGTGCCACGCTGACTCCAGACGACGCGCGCCGCGATCGTCCGCGGATGGGCTCGCCACCGACAGCTGACATGACGCCACGCCTGATGGGGGGCCGCCGGCCCTTCGGCGCAGGTTGCCGTGACCTTCGCCCTGCACCGGAGGCACTGCCTCAAGGGACAGTGCAGGTGGCGACAGCCCGGGAGTCTGACATGCTGTTCACAGATCGCCGCGATGCAGGTCGACAGCTCGCGGAACGCCTCACCCGGCTGCGGGCGGAGACGCCCGTGGTGCTGGGATTGCCGCGCGGAGGGGTACCCGTGGCGGCCGCGGTCGCCGCTCGCCTGCAGGCGCCACTAGACGTGCTGATCGTGCGCAAACTCGGCTGCCCATGGCAGTCGGAGCTGGGGATGGGCGCCATCGGAGAGGGCGGTGCGAGAGTCCTCAACCACGACCTCATCGCACGGCTGGGCGTGACCGCGGCTGAGCTGGACGCTGTCGCCGCGCGTGAGCAGGCGGAGCTTGCCCGACGCGTGCGCGCCTACCGTGGAACGACAACCCGCGTCCCAGTGGCCGGAAGAGTCGTGATCGTCGTCGACGACGGCATCGCCACCGGCTTCACCGCACGCGCCGCGATCACCGTGCTCCGCCGCCAAGGCGCGCAGCGGGTCGTTCTGGCCGTTCCCGTCGCGCCGCCCGAAACCGTAGAAGAGCTGCGCGGTGTCGCTGACGACCTGGTGTGCCTGCAGACGCCGGCACAGTTCTTCGGGATCGGCGCGTTCTACACCGACTTCGCCCAGACCAGCGACGAGCAGGTCCAACGCCTGCTGTCGCAGGCGACGCAGGACGCG
This sequence is a window from Euzebyales bacterium. Protein-coding genes within it:
- a CDS encoding phosphoribosyltransferase; protein product: MLFTDRRDAGRQLAERLTRLRAETPVVLGLPRGGVPVAAAVAARLQAPLDVLIVRKLGCPWQSELGMGAIGEGGARVLNHDLIARLGVTAAELDAVAAREQAELARRVRAYRGTTTRVPVAGRVVIVVDDGIATGFTARAAITVLRRQGAQRVVLAVPVAPPETVEELRGVADDLVCLQTPAQFFGIGAFYTDFAQTSDEQVQRLLSQATQDATAAAAVSADPDSSDPARDVEVAEHGVRLPGNLAVP